CTTGTCGTACGCGCGAACGTACTTCGGCGTCCCCCCACCCCCACCCCCCACCCCCTCCCGCGGTCGTCGCGCCCAGGCTCGTCAACTGGTTCTGTGCATCGTGCGTCCTGATCGAGGTCTCCGCCGCGGCGAATACCCCGTCTCCGTCCACATCACTCGCCACGCTCTTCCAGTTCCCCAGCATGTCGAGCGACCACGACCTCGATTCCACGCCGCTCCCTGCCGGCCCGATCCCCGGCGCGAAGGCGAGCACGCCGTACGACCAGCTGAACTTGCCGGTCTCTTCCTTGACGAGCCGACGCAGATTGTCGTACGTGTACTTCCGGTCCGGCGCCGACCCCGCGACCTGCGGCCGCAGATCGTCGTCGCTCAGCCGCTCCGAACTCGCCGAGTACGAGTACCCGTGCTGATAGAGCGGGCGAACAATCGGCGCGCTCATCGACGAGGCGTCCTGCATCCAGCCCGTGCTTCCGGTTCCGCTCGCAGGAGTCGCGTTCGCCGAGGTCGGTGCTGATGGCCGCGTCGGAGTCCAGGCCTGATGCTTCAGCCGGCCGAAACGATCCCACCCGAAGTACACGTTTTCCTTCGTGCGCCCCGTCACCGATCGGATCCGGTCCAGGTGTACCTGCGGCACATCCAGCGACATGCTCACCGTGCGGCCCATGCCCAGCCGCTGCACGTTCGCCAGCAGCTTCACGCCGGAGGGATTGAGCGAAGTGGCGGCAACTGTTCCCACGTCCGCGCCCGCATTCCGCAGCGCAAGAAGCGTGGGCTGAGCGATCGAGAATCGATGGTGCGCATCGGTCGCGGCCACGCTCCCGACATGATCCGCGTCCGCGTAATAACGAAGCTCGGTGTCGTCCGTGGCTGACGAAGGCGTGGCATCCGGATACGAAATGCCGCGCACGCCCCGCCAGTTGTTGAGATAGACGCCGGAAACACCCGAAGGACTCGTGACCCACGGAATCGACTGCAGGTCGTATTTCACGGCACGCTCGCCGCCGAGGGCGCTCGACCCGGCAAAGCCCGCAATCTGCTTGAGCGCTTTCACGCCCCCGAGCGCATCGTACTCGTACGTCACTTTGTTCAGCGTCGTATTGGATGCGTCGAGCATCTCGGTCGTCGAGACGCGGCCGCTGGTGTCGTAGACATTGCGGATCTTTGCGGCAGTCGCATCAACCTTGCTCCCGCTCGGCAGAGGCAGCTGCACCGCATCGGTCAACAACCGTCCCTGCGAGTCGCGTGAAAAGAGCCGCGTCGTGCCGTTCTGATCAATAACGGCGGTTTGTTCGCCCGCCATGTTGTATCGATAGCGAACTCGCTGATCATCCGCGGTCGAAGGCAAGCCGGACACGGGATCCGGATACCGAATTTCATAGAGGAGATTCGAAGACCCGTACCCTGCGCTCGAGAAAGTGCCCGATGTCTCGCTGATGCGATAGACGAACCGGGTGAATTGCTTCGCGGGAGTCGTTTCGCCGGACGACGGGCGCTGGAAGGCGACCCTTAGGGTCGAATTTCCCAACCCGTCGAGCATGTTTGTCGCGACGCGGAATTCATCGCCGCCGAGCGTGCCGGCCCCGCTGAAGTCTGCCCAATCAACGCCCCAATGCGCGGGCGTAGCACCCGAGGCCTCGACCAGTCTGGGAAAAACAAGATAGTTGCGAACGCCATCAAACCTGTTCGGTCTCAGGTTCTCGATCGCGCCGACAACGCGCCCGAGCGCATCGTAAAGCGTGCGCGTGATGCGTCCGTTGGGATCAATGGAATCCTGCGGCAAGCCCATCGCGTTGTACGACTGACGGGTGATGAGCACGCCCGGATTGGCAGAAAGGAACGAATTCGGAACCTCCGGAACGGCCGAGTCATATGAATCGATGTACCACGGGAACAGGGCCAATGAGAGCGGCATCGGAATGATCGCCGGCGGTGGCGCGGAATCCGCGTTGAGCGGCTGCGTCTTATCGTCAACGGTGTGATCACTGCTGCTCCCGTACCCGTAATCCACGGTCGCGATGGAGCGACCTGCAGGATCGTAAACGTAACCAATAGTGGACTGCACTTGCGGAAGGGTCGTGTCTGGAGAGGACGCAATCGAAACTCTCTGGCTGATCAGAGATGTGCCCGGGTGATAGCTGTACGACTGACGCTGCAGCGCCGGGTGTGACGGCGCCGGCAATGTCTCGAAGTTTGGCGCGACAAATTCGGGCCAGCGCGTCGTCTCCATCAACACGCGGTTGTGCACATCACGCCAGTAAACAGTCATCGGCGAGGACGGCGCACGGGATAGCTGCACTTGGCCGCTGGTACCAAACCAACTGTCCGTTCGAAGCACACCGGCGCTCCAATTGCCGGGCTCGACTGCTCGCTCGGTTCGGTATGCGAGCCCGCGGTGCGCCGAGTAATAGGTTTTTTCGTGGCTGAGCAGGTGATCCAGACCATCCAAGCCGTTTGGAATCGCAATCGTGACCGAGGACAGCCGGGCAACGACAGCGCTTACGCTCAGCTCGGACGATGCCGTTCCTGACTCAATCGTACGTCCGGCGAGATCGCTGACTGTCAGCTTCCAGGGACCGACCGGAGTGTTCATTGCCGCGATCGATTCGACTGCGACTTCCGCCACTGGGCGGTACAAATTGTCGTAGAAACTCCGACGCACTCTGGCGGGGCTGCCGCTACCTACAGACTGAATCGTGAATTGCAGGAGACCATCGCCGCCTTTGTTGGTGGAAGTTGCGGAATAGTCGTAGATGAATTTCGTCGTCGCCGCCGCGGACAATGACGTGCCCTCACTCGCCGTCGTTCGTATTTCGATTGCCCGGTCTTGAGCGTCGTAGTCTGTTTCGGTCACGCCCCCGTTTTCGTCAATCGTCTTGCTTACACGACCGAGCGCATCCCGTTCCACCGTGGACAGGTAGAACTTGTCTTCTGCGGCCTCGGCACTAAGCGCCGACCACCACCTTCGGGTTGCGGATACTCTTCCCGCGATATCGAGCGAATACTCCGTACGGGCGAGGGTTTGCCCACTTGCTTCGACGTGATTGGATTCGCGTGTCTCTTCGCAAACCGCGTTCATCGCGGAATCGAGATACGTACGCTGAGCCGGTCCAAGCCAGACGACAGGCGTCGTTGAAGGTGGCTGAAAGAAACTCGTGGTCGTCGGCGACGAGAAAAATCCTTCCCCGTGAGTTTCAACATATGTCATCCATCGACGATCAGAGTACAAAGGGTACCAGCGCTGAAAAACCGTGTCGCGGCCATACGACGTGTCCGTGACACTCCCACCCGGTTGAAGCACCAAGTCATCGCCGCCGCTCCCGTTTGAATTGTGCTGATTCGGGATATTGACGACGCGGCGCCGCTCTCGCCCCAATATGTCGACAATGGCGATTGAAACAAGTGAATCGACACTGTTGCTGAATGTGATCTTTGCCGGCGAAAAGCCGAGGGCGCGTCCGGCGGCACCGGTCACCAGCGGATTCGGCTTGCCCGCAATCGAGGTGGCGTTCGACACGTGATTGACACGCATCACCTCGGCGCCGGTTGGTCCATCGTGAAACGCAACGTCCAAGCGTCCGTTGGGCTGACGCTCCCAAACTCGGTTGCCAATCCTGCTAAATCCCTGAGCAGAAAAAATGTCGTCGGTGATTCCGTTTTGGCCGGCATCATCCTTTGTGACCGACGTTGTGGCTGTGGCCACGCGAACAAGGCTGCTTCCGAGCGAGGCGGGGCCGAACACGTTGGCGTCGCCGTAGAACGCCTCAAGTTGATATGAATTTTTCGTGTCGATGGTCGGACTGGAAGGAACGCGGGTAAAGCGCCGTTGCAGCGTTGGGAGGTCGGGCCGCCAACTCGAGACCGGCAGGAATTCCCTTTCTTCCGTTATGTAGTTCTGAGTGCCCGACTGCGTGCTCTTCTGGACAACATCGAGACTCGCTATCCTGCCGAAAGTACGTCCAAACCATGTCTGCAGGTTGTAACCTAAGCCTGCCGCGTCGTCCGAGAAATCTCGGTATTGCGTGAGTTCCGTCACCCCACCCGTGCTCGCCTTGTAGGCGACGACCGAGTAACCAGGTATCTCCGGAACCGCAGTCACATACGAGTTTACTAGAAAATCCAATGCGTCCGCGGCGGCATTCGTGTTGCCTATCGAGAACTCGCCGCTTCCGCTCGGGAGCGTTGGCATGGGAACGCTTGTCACCCCGCTCAGCATCGAGGATGACATTCTCCGCGCTATCGCGCGGTTTTTCACGTCGTATTCATATCCTGTGACCCAGACACGCTTCAGTGTCGGCTCGGAGAATGCATTGTCGTTGTATTCAAATGTTGCTTCTGCGGTAGTGAACGGCGCCCAATCGATTGAACCCCAGCCGACTTGACCTTCGCTCGGCGGACCGTTGGGAAACTGTTCAACGGGAAACTCTTCAACTCGGTGAATAATCCTCTGCTCGTTTCGATAGATACGGGTTCGCAGGGGAGGTCCGTTTCCGGGAACTCCGTCTTTGTCGCAGACTCGTTCATGAACGATCCGCGCATAGTTGGCGAGCCAGAATGTCGCCCCGCCCGGAAACTCGACCTTGTTCGAGGTTGCGGAAAGCGCAACCGCGTAGTCTTCGCGTATCGAAGCACCGCAGCCGCATCCGCTCCGAACCAACTGATACCTCAGTGTCTTTCCGGCGTCGTAGTGCATCCACTTGCCGGCGAGTTGCTTGGGTGTCCAGCTTCCGGAGTTTCGCAGCGCAATGACATCTTCGACGGTCGAGTCGTCAAGTTGCAACATCTCAAACGCAGCGGCCTGAACGAGATTTCCGTCTCCGGCGAGCGCGCCCAAACTGCCGCTTGGCTGCAGATTGGTCGTGGCATTCTCTGCGATGTATTCGAATTGCTCGGGATAGAAGATCGCTTTCAAACCTGCGAGGCTTCCGCCAACGAAGGCATAGCGATATTCAGAAAACCTGTTATGCACCTCCGGGCCATCTCCGCCAACAGCGTCACCGTTGACGGGAGCATTCAGGAGCGTGCGCCTTGTTGCCATGGCGAGGCACCGAGGAGTGCCGATATACAGAATCGCATCGCGGTTTGCTTGGGTATTGCCACCAGGTGCAATGTCGAGCAGATCTTGAACATACGTATAGACAACGGAATCGGTGACACACTCCTGGGTTGCGGAGGTGGCCGTCTTCGCAAAGCGCACGACATTGACGCGACGCAGCATGTCCGTACGCCAGACAAACGCGTTGTTGTCCATGTACCCCCAGTCCCAATCAAAGTCCACGCGGGCACGCATCCCTGGATCTCCGGCGTAAGTTCCATGCAAGAACACATGCCGCAGGCGCGGCACCGGCTCCTGTATGACCAACCCATTCACCGGATCGTGGCGCGAGTCGAAGTCCTGGTCGTAGTCGTAGGTCCAGACATTGCCGAACGGATCGAACTGCTGCGCGATGCTTCCTTCGAGCCGCTTGTACTTCTCGACCTTGTCCGTCGGAAGTGAAGGCGCGACCAAGTTCTTCGTTCGAAAATACACAGTTGCCCCGCCGCCGAACGTCACCTCTCGGAACACCGGCATCGGTGTGGTTTCGCCGTTTGGACCTGTTGGAATCGGGAAGTTCTCAATCTCTTCGATAAAGGTCGAGCCAGGGCCGATTGGGAGGAAGAATGATCCCGTTCCCTCCAGCCCACCAGTCCGATCGTTATGAAACAGAGTGGTCTGGCGCTGCGGAATAGCGTTCACAACGATGTAGGCCACTCCGCGGTCTTGGGCTAGCGACCCATCTGCATTGCGCAACACGTCGGCTTTGACAACCGAAGTATCAACGGAGAGATTCCACCCCAGCCCAGCGGTGTAGCCCATCTTGGGCTCTGCGGGAGAAAAGCAGCGACGCAACTCAAAGTTCTGACCGGGTAGAGCCACAACCAGGTCAACTTCGTCGTTGACCTTCGCGCCCGTTGCGATCACCGTGGG
The DNA window shown above is from Phycisphaeraceae bacterium and carries:
- a CDS encoding RHS repeat protein, with the protein product MNRNSGISARFCALLVLGIVVATSEAGLRLDPPCNPGTFPQLQIPLLASIPNTGPLVTCLPSDRPPTGEERDEFQKLRDKFIEAGFKPECFPSTDGNGHAVTKCVWRRPDGSLVFTGDKDFPFPDGSPNGNPPGPQVTPINAGGGGSQGGGSPGSEKHDDDKENWAGAAGTTCNPTVIATGAKVNDEVDLVVALPGQNFELRRCFSPAEPKMGYTAGLGWNLSVDTSVVKADVLRNADGSLAQDRGVAYIVVNAIPQRQTTLFHNDRTGGLEGTGSFFLPIGPGSTFIEEIENFPIPTGPNGETTPMPVFREVTFGGGATVYFRTKNLVAPSLPTDKVEKYKRLEGSIAQQFDPFGNVWTYDYDQDFDSRHDPVNGLVIQEPVPRLRHVFLHGTYAGDPGMRARVDFDWDWGYMDNNAFVWRTDMLRRVNVVRFAKTATSATQECVTDSVVYTYVQDLLDIAPGGNTQANRDAILYIGTPRCLAMATRRTLLNAPVNGDAVGGDGPEVHNRFSEYRYAFVGGSLAGLKAIFYPEQFEYIAENATTNLQPSGSLGALAGDGNLVQAAAFEMLQLDDSTVEDVIALRNSGSWTPKQLAGKWMHYDAGKTLRYQLVRSGCGCGASIREDYAVALSATSNKVEFPGGATFWLANYARIVHERVCDKDGVPGNGPPLRTRIYRNEQRIIHRVEEFPVEQFPNGPPSEGQVGWGSIDWAPFTTAEATFEYNDNAFSEPTLKRVWVTGYEYDVKNRAIARRMSSSMLSGVTSVPMPTLPSGSGEFSIGNTNAAADALDFLVNSYVTAVPEIPGYSVVAYKASTGGVTELTQYRDFSDDAAGLGYNLQTWFGRTFGRIASLDVVQKSTQSGTQNYITEEREFLPVSSWRPDLPTLQRRFTRVPSSPTIDTKNSYQLEAFYGDANVFGPASLGSSLVRVATATTSVTKDDAGQNGITDDIFSAQGFSRIGNRVWERQPNGRLDVAFHDGPTGAEVMRVNHVSNATSIAGKPNPLVTGAAGRALGFSPAKITFSNSVDSLVSIAIVDILGRERRRVVNIPNQHNSNGSGGDDLVLQPGGSVTDTSYGRDTVFQRWYPLYSDRRWMTYVETHGEGFFSSPTTTSFFQPPSTTPVVWLGPAQRTYLDSAMNAVCEETRESNHVEASGQTLARTEYSLDIAGRVSATRRWWSALSAEAAEDKFYLSTVERDALGRVSKTIDENGGVTETDYDAQDRAIEIRTTASEGTSLSAAATTKFIYDYSATSTNKGGDGLLQFTIQSVGSGSPARVRRSFYDNLYRPVAEVAVESIAAMNTPVGPWKLTVSDLAGRTIESGTASSELSVSAVVARLSSVTIAIPNGLDGLDHLLSHEKTYYSAHRGLAYRTERAVEPGNWSAGVLRTDSWFGTSGQVQLSRAPSSPMTVYWRDVHNRVLMETTRWPEFVAPNFETLPAPSHPALQRQSYSYHPGTSLISQRVSIASSPDTTLPQVQSTIGYVYDPAGRSIATVDYGYGSSSDHTVDDKTQPLNADSAPPPAIIPMPLSLALFPWYIDSYDSAVPEVPNSFLSANPGVLITRQSYNAMGLPQDSIDPNGRITRTLYDALGRVVGAIENLRPNRFDGVRNYLVFPRLVEASGATPAHWGVDWADFSGAGTLGGDEFRVATNMLDGLGNSTLRVAFQRPSSGETTPAKQFTRFVYRISETSGTFSSAGYGSSNLLYEIRYPDPVSGLPSTADDQRVRYRYNMAGEQTAVIDQNGTTRLFSRDSQGRLLTDAVQLPLPSGSKVDATAAKIRNVYDTSGRVSTTEMLDASNTTLNKVTYEYDALGGVKALKQIAGFAGSSALGGERAVKYDLQSIPWVTSPSGVSGVYLNNWRGVRGISYPDATPSSATDDTELRYYADADHVGSVAATDAHHRFSIAQPTLLALRNAGADVGTVAATSLNPSGVKLLANVQRLGMGRTVSMSLDVPQVHLDRIRSVTGRTKENVYFGWDRFGRLKHQAWTPTRPSAPTSANATPASGTGSTGWMQDASSMSAPIVRPLYQHGYSYSASSERLSDDDLRPQVAGSAPDRKYTYDNLRRLVKEETGKFSWSYGVLAFAPGIGPAGSGVESRSWSLDMLGNWKSVASDVDGDGVFAAAETSIRTHDAQNQLTSLGATTAGGGGGWGWGDAEVRSRVRQEREPDLRDHRGRQPADPPVHL